A stretch of DNA from Pirellulales bacterium:
GGTCGGGCGAGCCGAAAAAGCTCAGCACGAACTTGTAGCTGCGCTCCGGCGAGAAGCCGATGAAGGCTCCCGTCTGGTCGCGCTGAGTATCGGCCCCTAGCAAGCTTTCGGAGAACAGCATCGTGTTCGACGAACCGTCGGTGAGGTGTGCGTAGGTTGTGGCCGAGTTGACGAAGAAGATGCCGTCGGTCTTGAACGGCGTACCCCCGCCGGCGCCCGAGCCCGAGCAGGCAACGTAATTCGTCGGCCCCATGCCGATCTTGACCGCCCGCGCCTGGTCGCTGGGGCAGAGAAACAGCGGCACCATCATTTCGACTCCCTCGCGATTGCGGTCGGCAATCGGATAGCCGGGGCCGGGCATGTACAGCGGCAGGTTGGTGTCGATCAGATTCAGCAGGTTCTGCTGTTCGAGATACGGCAGCACCTGGGCCAGCGCCGACCAGCGGTAGAAGCTGTGCGGATGGGTGGGGACGGGGTCATAACGATGGGAGATGGCGGCCGCAGGAAAACTCTTCCACGAGTTTTCGTACTGCGTGCACCCGAGCCCGATCTGTCGGATGTTGTTCAGGCATTGCGTCTGGCGGGCCGCCTCGCGGGCAAATTGCAC
This window harbors:
- a CDS encoding DUF1559 domain-containing protein; this encodes MMPLSSGRPDDSPTRRGGFTLIELLVVIAIIGILLALLLPAVQFAREAARQTQCLNNIRQIGLGCTQYENSWKSFPAAAISHRYDPVPTHPHSFYRWSALAQVLPYLEQQNLLNLIDTNLPLYMPGPGYPIADRNREGVEMMVPLFLCPSDQARAVKIGMGPTNYVACSGSGAGGGTPFKTDGIFFVNSATTYAHLTDGSSNTMLFSESLLGADTQRDQTGAFIGFSPERSYKFVLSFFGSPDLTDAKCNAARSFNSASGTGNDPRGFAWCSGEYRCATFNAYYGPNAQEYDCVTSVTVDPTPGPDKPLLYSAYGWRAARSLHPGGVNVVFADGSARLLRNQIDLLTWRAYSTRDASDIISTQ